In one window of Pseudomonas sp. IAC-BECa141 DNA:
- a CDS encoding sigma-70 family RNA polymerase sigma factor, which yields MIPMLPRRPGFLEHYEELIGTWTRRLRNRSQAEDLAHDTFVRVLESDSSAVQQPRAYLHQTARNIAVDGYRREDRRGAMESEAIDLSESPTGDPEHYMHAIQLADSIERALTELPVNCRRIFVWQKIEGLTQAEIAERLGLSRNMVEKYMIRTLRHLRDRLDGAQS from the coding sequence ATGATCCCCATGCTGCCCCGCAGACCCGGCTTTCTCGAGCATTACGAAGAGTTGATCGGCACCTGGACCCGTCGCCTGCGCAATCGCTCGCAGGCCGAGGATCTGGCGCACGACACCTTTGTGCGGGTGCTCGAATCCGATTCGTCGGCGGTGCAGCAACCCCGGGCGTATTTGCACCAGACGGCGCGCAACATCGCGGTGGATGGCTATCGGCGGGAGGACCGGCGGGGCGCCATGGAGTCGGAGGCGATCGATCTCAGTGAGTCGCCGACCGGCGATCCGGAGCATTACATGCATGCGATCCAGCTGGCCGATTCCATCGAACGCGCGCTCACGGAGCTTCCGGTCAACTGCCGACGGATTTTCGTCTGGCAGAAGATCGAGGGCCTGACCCAGGCGGAAATCGCCGAACGCCTGGGCCTGTCCAGGAACATGGTGGAAAAGTATATGATCCGCACCCTGCGGCATCTGCGTGATCGCCTGGACGGGGCGCA